A DNA window from Paenibacillus andongensis contains the following coding sequences:
- a CDS encoding NPCBM/NEW2 domain-containing protein codes for MAVLSSVFSFNLTVFAAGPYVIEAENMTLNNFTTGTVTYMNYVNNQPLETMTYVQGVLGQTSTASAVFNGVSGTYDIGTRLVGQVQNGVSYTVTINSNAIDQWNTSQRYGTNYTDPRNIDIHTSSKVNLSPGDVIKLTAVSTGEVARIDKLTVQTYQGPPTSTLSIDSPNATLNNGFNWAKDRALGLAFYPGNPMIGHESEWWRLSDSTHTSLTPGYWGAYVNRESFYNRDISHQSDAGHLLSLDNETFNMMKLFAGDSTASGQNSWPLWAHSSYGIMYYIDGTGFRELPSPFDIMHKAYQQYLWTGNSNWINDPTLSAYYDSTVGQFLTNHGVVWNDANPSIEQPVVKKISGEFSSTYHEDSQDSLVSAGDSLGVEYQSLLAYAGIKKAKGDLTGSTLWNNRAQRLKDFYEAHWFDATTGRYIRGFNATGGFKSDWGHENSFFMPLKGLGDFGSRTNTYLNYIDANDDGLGIEATTYLPEMYYNYNRSATGWSWLSKILTDRNTYPEVAFTAISNIISGMLGVQPDAPNHKVSTISRLTADVPWVEVNHVKIGANDLKIKHNGVTNSTLTNYSGGTVTWEAQFYGTPTTIYVNGAAQTPQTKTLYGQTISYVNVQVNNGAVMNVGPQLIDYTAPTTPTNLTASNVTQTGVQLNWTSSSDDVGVTGYDIYSGSTVIGSTTSTSYMVSGLAVPGTSYTFTVKAKDAAGNVSPASNSVNVTTPNAQQVYMSDLTWVSATAGSGTVQKDKSVDGHAIILNGKTYTKGLGTHATSSITYNLNGQYTWFQSFIGVDDEVNSSATVVYQVWADGNKIYDSQTMTPTSATKSIDVSVAGVNQLVLTVTDAGDGINSDHADWANAQLFRSQVYLSDLTWASATAGWGTVHKDASVNGNNLKLNNQTYSKGIGTHANSEIVYSLNGQYATFTAKVGADDEVGTANGSVKFQVFLDGAANPSYESVTKRAGDIPSDITVNVTGKNTLRLIVTDADGSISNDHADWADAKLSR; via the coding sequence ATGGCTGTATTATCCAGTGTATTTAGCTTTAATTTAACTGTTTTTGCTGCAGGACCGTACGTTATTGAAGCTGAAAACATGACATTAAACAATTTCACGACAGGTACTGTGACCTACATGAACTATGTAAATAATCAGCCTCTCGAAACGATGACGTATGTTCAAGGTGTATTAGGTCAAACAAGTACAGCCAGCGCCGTATTTAACGGTGTGTCCGGTACCTATGATATAGGTACACGTTTGGTCGGGCAGGTTCAAAATGGAGTAAGTTATACCGTAACGATCAACAGTAATGCTATTGATCAATGGAACACCTCGCAAAGATATGGCACCAATTATACCGACCCGCGTAACATCGATATTCATACGTCCAGCAAGGTTAACCTTAGCCCGGGAGACGTAATTAAGCTTACGGCTGTCTCTACCGGCGAAGTAGCGCGTATTGATAAGTTGACTGTCCAAACCTACCAGGGACCGCCAACAAGCACGCTATCCATCGATTCTCCTAATGCAACTTTAAATAATGGTTTTAACTGGGCTAAAGATCGGGCGTTGGGGCTCGCCTTCTATCCTGGGAATCCTATGATCGGACATGAGTCGGAATGGTGGCGTCTCTCTGATTCCACACACACCTCGCTTACACCCGGCTATTGGGGAGCGTACGTGAATCGTGAAAGCTTTTACAACCGTGATATTTCCCATCAGTCGGATGCCGGGCATTTGCTCAGCTTGGATAATGAAACCTTTAACATGATGAAACTATTTGCCGGTGATTCCACCGCTTCGGGCCAGAATAGCTGGCCGCTTTGGGCGCATAGCTCGTATGGCATCATGTACTATATTGACGGCACGGGCTTTAGAGAATTACCTTCGCCTTTTGATATCATGCATAAGGCATACCAACAGTATCTGTGGACGGGCAACAGCAATTGGATCAACGATCCGACGTTGTCAGCTTATTATGATTCAACGGTCGGACAATTTCTTACTAATCACGGTGTAGTTTGGAACGATGCAAATCCGTCGATCGAGCAGCCTGTAGTTAAGAAGATTTCGGGAGAATTCTCTTCCACGTACCACGAAGATTCACAAGACAGCTTGGTTTCTGCTGGCGATTCGTTGGGGGTGGAATACCAGTCGCTGCTCGCTTATGCGGGAATTAAAAAAGCGAAAGGCGATCTTACCGGGAGCACGCTCTGGAATAACCGGGCTCAGCGGTTGAAAGACTTTTATGAAGCACATTGGTTCGATGCGACTACCGGTAGGTATATACGCGGTTTCAATGCAACTGGAGGCTTCAAGAGCGATTGGGGTCATGAGAACAGCTTTTTCATGCCTCTGAAAGGATTGGGAGACTTTGGATCAAGAACAAATACTTATCTGAATTACATTGATGCTAACGATGACGGCTTGGGAATCGAAGCGACCACATATCTTCCGGAGATGTATTACAATTACAACAGGTCTGCAACTGGCTGGTCCTGGCTAAGCAAAATTTTGACCGATCGAAATACTTATCCCGAGGTAGCCTTCACAGCGATCAGCAATATCATTAGCGGTATGTTGGGTGTTCAACCGGACGCACCTAATCACAAAGTTTCTACCATATCGCGTCTTACCGCCGATGTACCGTGGGTGGAAGTGAATCATGTAAAGATTGGCGCAAATGATCTGAAAATCAAGCACAATGGAGTTACGAATTCTACACTGACCAATTATTCCGGCGGGACCGTTACTTGGGAAGCTCAATTCTATGGAACGCCAACCACCATATATGTAAACGGTGCAGCACAAACGCCACAGACCAAGACGCTGTACGGTCAAACGATTTCGTACGTTAATGTTCAGGTTAACAATGGTGCTGTTATGAATGTCGGTCCTCAACTTATTGATTACACGGCTCCAACAACACCAACCAATTTGACAGCAAGCAATGTAACTCAGACTGGCGTACAGCTGAATTGGACTTCGTCCTCTGATGACGTAGGAGTAACTGGCTATGATATCTATAGCGGTTCAACAGTGATTGGCAGTACAACTTCGACCAGCTATATGGTATCTGGGCTTGCTGTACCAGGAACGTCCTATACCTTTACCGTAAAAGCGAAGGATGCTGCCGGGAACGTGTCACCTGCAAGCAATTCTGTCAATGTAACGACGCCAAATGCACAGCAGGTTTATATGAGCGACCTGACATGGGTATCTGCAACAGCAGGATCGGGTACCGTGCAAAAGGATAAAAGCGTGGACGGACACGCAATAATTTTGAACGGAAAAACCTATACAAAAGGACTCGGAACACACGCCACAAGCAGTATTACTTATAATCTGAACGGACAATACACTTGGTTCCAATCGTTTATAGGCGTCGATGATGAGGTGAATTCTAGTGCAACCGTTGTGTACCAGGTATGGGCGGACGGCAACAAAATTTATGATAGTCAGACCATGACTCCAACGAGCGCAACGAAATCCATTGATGTTAGTGTAGCAGGTGTAAATCAATTGGTGCTTACTGTAACTGACGCAGGAGACGGGATAAACAGTGACCACGCCGATTGGGCTAATGCTCAGCTTTTTCGAAGTCAGGTCTATTTGAGTGACCTTACTTGGGCGTCTGCGACAGCAGGATGGGGTACAGTTCATAAAGATGCTAGTGTGAATGGAAATAATTTGAAGTTGAATAACCAGACTTATAGCAAGGGGATCGGAACGCATGCGAACAGTGAAATCGTTTACAGCTTGAACGGGCAGTATGCCACTTTTACCGCAAAAGTAGGTGCGGATGATGAAGTAGGCACTGCTAACGGTTCCGTCAAATTTCAAGTATTTCTCGATGGTGCTGCCAATCCGAGTTACGAAAGCGTAACGAAGAGAGCAGGTGACATTCCGAGTGATATAACGGTAAACGTCACAGGAAAAAACACATTGAGATTGATCGTAACCGATGCCGATGGCAGTATCTCTAACGACCATGCGGATTGGGCGGATGCAAAGCTATCCAGGTAA
- a CDS encoding GntR family transcriptional regulator: protein MISLIVLYSQKLNSILGISLNKRRMFYMAIPLYEQIYQHIWNEIKSGVLKEGDRIPTELELADQFHVSRITTKKSLEMLAQAGLIERHRGRGSYVSSHLPELQSLALTEGMADMEQPISDDWRLIGVILPDFSESYGAKMLRAIERECTKLRIRMILKLTNDLREEEEIAIRTLVKMGIDGLIVYPIHGEHYNGELLKLVLNDFPLVLLDRYLKGINACSVCTNNKKAAQELTDYLLDKQHKHIAFVSTPPENTSTIEERVHGYTDALLHRGMGIDKQYFITNLSATLPNQLNKDSNILEDREIISQFIMRNPQITAFVVGEYLLAIHLRQVLNKLGLLTKYEIVCFDSPDDLFEEPMFSFIRQNEVEMGINAVNLMQMQWGGTTVPTQTLVAHTFVKRMD, encoded by the coding sequence ATGATTAGTTTAATTGTATTGTATTCGCAAAAATTAAATAGTATATTAGGTATATCATTAAATAAGCGAAGGATGTTTTATATGGCAATTCCACTCTACGAACAGATTTACCAACATATATGGAACGAAATAAAAAGTGGCGTACTGAAAGAAGGGGATCGTATCCCTACCGAGCTAGAACTAGCAGATCAATTCCATGTCAGCCGCATTACAACAAAAAAATCCTTGGAAATGTTAGCACAAGCCGGTTTAATTGAGCGTCATCGCGGCAGAGGCTCCTATGTAAGCAGTCATTTACCAGAACTGCAATCCTTAGCTTTGACAGAAGGAATGGCGGATATGGAACAACCTATTTCAGACGACTGGCGCTTAATAGGGGTCATTTTACCGGATTTCTCAGAATCTTATGGTGCAAAAATGCTGCGGGCAATTGAACGTGAATGCACCAAACTTCGTATTCGGATGATTTTAAAACTAACCAATGATCTAAGAGAAGAAGAGGAAATCGCGATTCGCACACTTGTAAAAATGGGGATTGATGGATTAATTGTTTATCCTATTCATGGAGAGCATTACAACGGAGAGCTTTTGAAGCTTGTCTTAAATGATTTCCCGCTAGTCCTACTCGATCGCTATTTAAAAGGAATTAATGCTTGTTCGGTATGTACAAACAATAAAAAAGCAGCGCAAGAACTCACAGACTATTTACTTGATAAACAACATAAACATATTGCCTTTGTTTCTACTCCTCCAGAAAATACATCTACCATTGAAGAAAGAGTTCATGGGTATACAGATGCATTACTGCACCGAGGGATGGGTATAGACAAGCAGTATTTTATTACAAATTTAAGTGCTACACTTCCAAATCAATTGAACAAGGACTCCAACATTTTGGAAGACCGTGAAATCATATCTCAATTCATTATGAGAAATCCGCAAATCACAGCGTTCGTGGTAGGTGAATATTTATTAGCTATCCATTTACGACAGGTATTAAATAAACTAGGTTTACTCACGAAATACGAAATCGTTTGTTTCGACTCACCAGACGATCTATTTGAAGAACCTATGTTCAGTTTCATTCGTCAAAATGAAGTAGAGATGGGAATAAATGCTGTAAATTTGATGCAAATGCAGTGGGGTGGAACCACCGTTCCTACGCAAACACTAGTAGCCCATACATTTGTAAAGCGAATGGATTGA
- a CDS encoding carbohydrate ABC transporter permease — protein MSRIMKTILISVIAIVHILPFYILVNMSFKSGIEVSSKWLPAHTWRLSNFVEVWKAAHLGKAILNNVIITAIVLVLVIVLGSIASYPLARNRTKLNNFVYTLCVSCLIVPALTILVPLYKLIVDLGGVNTYWAISLTQVTFALPMTIFLYTGFVSTIPKELDEAGLIDGCNKFTIFFKLILPLLKPITATIVILIGVQVWNDYQFSLFFLQKREVQTIPVVLSMFISQFQSNINWVAAGCLMGMLPITVVYLFLQKYFIKGMADGAIKG, from the coding sequence ATGAGTAGAATAATGAAAACTATTCTCATCAGTGTGATAGCTATTGTTCATATTCTTCCTTTTTATATCCTCGTTAATATGTCATTCAAAAGTGGAATAGAAGTCAGTTCAAAGTGGCTTCCGGCACATACATGGCGTCTGTCTAATTTTGTGGAGGTCTGGAAAGCAGCACATTTGGGGAAAGCGATCTTGAACAATGTGATCATTACAGCCATAGTTTTGGTATTGGTCATCGTGCTCGGCTCCATCGCATCGTATCCGCTCGCGCGGAATCGAACCAAATTGAACAATTTCGTATACACACTTTGCGTGTCTTGTCTCATCGTTCCTGCACTGACAATTCTCGTACCACTGTATAAGCTGATTGTAGACTTAGGCGGTGTAAACACGTATTGGGCGATTTCATTGACGCAAGTGACCTTTGCTCTGCCAATGACGATCTTCTTATATACAGGCTTCGTGAGTACCATTCCCAAAGAATTGGATGAGGCAGGTCTAATCGATGGCTGCAATAAATTCACCATTTTCTTTAAGCTCATATTGCCATTGTTAAAGCCGATTACAGCCACGATTGTCATTCTTATCGGCGTACAGGTATGGAATGATTATCAGTTCTCCTTGTTCTTTCTGCAAAAGAGAGAGGTTCAAACCATTCCGGTTGTTCTCTCCATGTTTATTTCACAGTTCCAAAGCAATATCAACTGGGTGGCAGCCGGTTGCTTAATGGGCATGCTTCCTATTACCGTGGTCTATTTATTCTTACAGAAATACTTTATTAAAGGGATGGCCGACGGTGCGATAAAAGGATAA
- a CDS encoding cache domain-containing sensor histidine kinase has product MSINLSLRSKLAIIFIVTIVGPFLTLAIILPSYFKHLISAETQKLTSGAMNSLSKNIETYLDDLDRLTSLPYYNDDLMQALKITAYQPESSLDDYTKLRTNRSLNGTLPSYLINTRKEILNTLIVTKDGQGHLSTKFNSADLLPNFPFTKQSWYKKALLADGHAAFIGSHDQDYLSGIGINRVFSVARLIKDPDSRQPLAVILADADYRALNQIINEVSFDVNAKIAIMDEDNQLLYTSTNLPDHIMTQLADKKSKISWDNQNYVTLTKKVESAKWNIVVLLSEAEMASKIRWIFIIAVIVSAGGILVTFIVFLYLTRWIVTPFKQINDVMTKARLGNLQARYTLTGKDEISQLGQSLNKMIFQLDDMINREYKTALALKKAEYQALQSQIKPHFLNNVLTGFIGLNQIGETRKLEEAILALSGMLHYILANHPHTTIEQEFDILRGYAMLQKLRFDEKLQIHIYHEKSVGDFQIPKLIIQPLLENAIIHGVEPSHKPCTVEIKAAIHIQEETEFIRIEVRDDGVGFEINSNSSTKQHIGLLNVKARLQMTFTDSVFRIQSRPGYGTTVVITIPIKGVNQ; this is encoded by the coding sequence ATGTCAATCAATTTGTCTCTCCGCAGCAAATTGGCTATTATTTTTATCGTCACGATTGTTGGTCCATTTCTTACGCTCGCTATTATCTTGCCTTCTTACTTTAAACATTTGATTAGCGCTGAAACACAGAAGCTGACATCAGGAGCGATGAACTCTTTATCCAAAAACATTGAAACGTATTTGGATGATTTAGATCGTCTGACATCACTGCCTTATTACAATGACGATCTGATGCAAGCGCTTAAAATTACGGCATATCAACCCGAGAGCTCACTTGATGATTACACGAAATTAAGAACGAATCGATCTCTCAACGGAACTCTTCCTAGTTACCTCATTAATACCAGGAAAGAGATTCTTAATACGTTAATCGTGACGAAAGATGGACAAGGCCATTTGAGCACGAAATTTAACTCTGCCGATCTTTTGCCGAACTTTCCGTTTACGAAGCAAAGCTGGTACAAGAAAGCACTCCTTGCCGATGGCCATGCTGCATTTATCGGTTCACATGATCAAGACTACTTATCTGGCATAGGCATTAACCGCGTCTTTTCCGTTGCTCGCCTGATTAAAGACCCGGATTCTAGGCAGCCCTTAGCGGTCATACTGGCAGATGCGGATTATCGTGCACTTAACCAAATTATCAATGAAGTTTCATTCGACGTGAATGCGAAGATTGCCATCATGGATGAAGACAATCAACTTCTTTATACCAGTACCAATCTGCCTGATCATATCATGACACAACTCGCAGACAAAAAAAGCAAAATCTCATGGGATAACCAGAATTATGTTACCCTGACCAAGAAGGTGGAATCTGCGAAGTGGAACATTGTCGTATTGCTCTCCGAAGCGGAGATGGCCTCCAAAATACGATGGATTTTCATCATAGCCGTGATTGTTTCTGCCGGAGGGATTTTGGTTACGTTTATTGTCTTTCTCTATTTGACACGCTGGATTGTAACTCCTTTCAAACAAATCAATGACGTCATGACGAAAGCGCGACTAGGAAATTTACAAGCACGCTATACCTTGACCGGGAAAGATGAAATTTCGCAGCTAGGTCAGTCGCTCAATAAAATGATCTTCCAATTAGACGATATGATTAACCGAGAATATAAGACGGCACTAGCGCTTAAAAAAGCGGAGTATCAAGCCTTACAGTCGCAAATTAAACCTCATTTCCTTAACAATGTGTTAACCGGATTTATAGGCTTAAATCAAATCGGTGAGACTCGGAAACTGGAAGAAGCCATATTAGCTTTGAGCGGCATGCTGCACTATATTTTAGCCAACCACCCACATACGACAATCGAGCAGGAATTCGATATTCTACGTGGTTATGCGATGCTCCAAAAGCTTCGCTTTGACGAAAAATTGCAGATTCATATTTATCATGAAAAATCGGTTGGAGATTTCCAAATTCCTAAATTGATCATTCAACCTTTACTCGAAAACGCAATCATTCATGGCGTTGAACCTTCTCATAAACCATGTACGGTTGAAATCAAGGCAGCTATTCATATTCAAGAAGAAACGGAGTTTATACGAATTGAAGTTCGCGATGATGGCGTAGGTTTTGAGATAAATTCGAATTCTTCAACAAAGCAGCATATAGGCTTATTGAATGTAAAAGCAAGATTACAAATGACTTTTACTGACTCGGTGTTTCGTATACAGAGTAGACCCGGTTATGGAACGACTGTTGTGATTACCATTCCGATTAAAGGGGTAAACCAATGA
- a CDS encoding ABC transporter substrate-binding protein codes for MKNLKWISVACILSVSMGIISACGTAKPTPTPDTKPVATTEAKKEESKEAAKPVTIAVATNVVGEQAKVLQTIADNFMKENPTIKVEFSAPGKDYENMMKVKMASNDMPDVFSTHGWAKIRYGEFLADLKDQAWAGTLDDAIKPAVTDDKGKVYALPMDQDKSGIVYNSDVLAKYNIEVPKTYDQLMQAAETIKTKSNGAVTPFHMGGSDNWPVGQYFDYFANPLYASAKTNSASAFLDGSFDWTNWDKFAQMFYDLYKKGYLNKDVLTAKYNDDAKALAEGKTAFLFYGAYVIEEAKKVNPQLNAAFMPIPSVIEGDTPSFVGGEKTTWGVWKNSKNSEAAKKFVAYYAKPENAELVAASNALPSGIKGTKVNAGDLSKFYEQYKDVRVLPYFDRVYLPNGMWDVMCKNGQDIIAGGITAKEFSENMKKEFTRLRAAATK; via the coding sequence GTGAAAAATCTAAAATGGATATCCGTTGCTTGTATTTTGTCAGTGTCCATGGGGATTATATCCGCATGCGGTACGGCGAAGCCGACACCGACACCTGATACCAAGCCTGTTGCAACGACTGAAGCAAAAAAAGAAGAAAGCAAAGAGGCGGCCAAGCCAGTAACGATTGCAGTGGCAACTAACGTTGTCGGTGAACAAGCCAAAGTATTACAAACGATCGCGGATAATTTCATGAAGGAAAATCCTACGATTAAAGTTGAATTCAGCGCACCAGGTAAAGACTATGAGAACATGATGAAAGTGAAGATGGCAAGCAATGATATGCCGGATGTTTTCTCCACACACGGCTGGGCCAAAATCAGATATGGCGAGTTTCTCGCAGATTTGAAAGATCAAGCTTGGGCAGGAACGCTCGATGATGCCATCAAACCTGCAGTAACCGATGATAAAGGTAAAGTATATGCGCTGCCTATGGATCAAGATAAATCAGGTATCGTCTACAATTCGGATGTGCTTGCTAAATACAATATTGAAGTTCCAAAAACGTACGATCAATTGATGCAAGCAGCAGAGACAATCAAAACCAAAAGTAACGGTGCCGTAACACCTTTCCATATGGGTGGATCGGATAACTGGCCGGTTGGCCAATATTTCGATTATTTTGCAAACCCGCTTTATGCAAGTGCTAAGACCAACAGCGCATCCGCCTTTTTGGACGGCAGTTTTGACTGGACGAACTGGGATAAATTTGCCCAAATGTTCTATGATCTCTACAAAAAGGGATACTTAAACAAAGACGTGCTAACAGCGAAATACAATGATGATGCGAAAGCATTGGCAGAAGGTAAAACAGCTTTCCTCTTCTACGGAGCTTATGTCATTGAAGAGGCTAAGAAAGTGAATCCTCAGTTGAATGCTGCCTTTATGCCGATTCCATCTGTCATTGAAGGTGACACACCTTCCTTTGTAGGTGGAGAGAAAACAACATGGGGTGTTTGGAAAAACTCTAAAAACAGCGAAGCTGCCAAAAAGTTTGTAGCCTATTATGCAAAGCCTGAAAATGCTGAACTCGTAGCTGCTTCCAATGCGCTTCCTTCTGGAATTAAAGGTACGAAAGTGAATGCAGGGGATCTAAGCAAATTCTATGAGCAGTATAAAGATGTACGTGTACTTCCTTACTTTGACCGTGTTTATTTGCCAAATGGTATGTGGGATGTAATGTGCAAAAATGGGCAGGACATCATTGCAGGCGGAATTACAGCCAAAGAATTCTCTGAAAATATGAAAAAAGAATTTACACGTCTACGTGCAGCAGCAACGAAATAA
- a CDS encoding carbohydrate ABC transporter permease, translating to MNTVRKNAINIMYIPALLLFALFIFFPLFKGIRISFTDWDGYSPSFNFVGWDKYAQLFTDKKIVLTMKNTLIYGLGSTLFQNLLGLGYALFLDQQIRGKGLVRTIVYLPVIISPLIMGYIWYFFFQYDGGAINDIVILLQQSPVDWLSKGQVAVWIITFVNTYQFMGVAMIIYLAGLQSIPKDYYEAASIDGAKWLSKFRNVTLPLLMPSITVNVVVNIIGGLKLFDVIVAMTNGGPGYATQSLSTMMYNLYFARQDAGYAAALGNVMFLFIGIVSLTTLSLLRKKEVSL from the coding sequence ATGAATACTGTGCGGAAAAACGCGATTAATATTATGTACATCCCAGCTTTGTTGTTATTTGCTTTATTTATTTTTTTTCCCTTGTTTAAAGGGATAAGAATTTCTTTTACGGATTGGGATGGCTATTCGCCTAGTTTCAATTTCGTTGGCTGGGATAAGTATGCTCAATTGTTCACCGACAAAAAAATTGTTCTAACGATGAAGAATACTTTAATTTATGGACTTGGAAGCACATTATTTCAAAATTTGCTCGGCCTTGGCTATGCGCTATTTCTGGATCAACAAATAAGAGGGAAGGGTTTGGTAAGGACCATTGTTTATCTGCCCGTTATTATTAGCCCTTTAATTATGGGATACATATGGTATTTCTTTTTCCAATATGATGGTGGAGCTATTAATGACATTGTGATATTACTTCAGCAATCTCCCGTAGACTGGCTTTCAAAAGGCCAAGTGGCGGTATGGATTATCACTTTTGTCAATACGTACCAGTTTATGGGTGTGGCGATGATTATTTACTTGGCTGGACTTCAATCCATTCCGAAAGATTACTATGAAGCAGCATCCATAGATGGCGCAAAGTGGTTATCTAAATTTAGAAATGTTACGCTTCCGCTTCTTATGCCTTCAATTACAGTCAATGTGGTCGTGAACATAATTGGGGGACTTAAGTTATTCGATGTTATTGTCGCAATGACGAACGGTGGTCCGGGCTATGCAACACAATCTTTATCCACAATGATGTATAATCTGTACTTTGCAAGGCAAGACGCTGGATATGCGGCTGCGCTTGGCAACGTTATGTTTCTGTTCATTGGTATCGTCAGTTTAACGACGCTTAGTCTGTTACGTAAAAAGGAAGTGAGTCTATGA
- a CDS encoding helix-turn-helix domain-containing protein produces the protein MKIVIADDETWVRTTIRNMLLELDVPIDIVGEASNGEELIQMAHLHQPQLVFVDIRMPILNGLEAIQASKELTPFTKWVILSGSSDFHYAQEAIRLGAKNYLVKPVDRKSLSACVDEMIVDCNKDLLKLNEEFEYVVSSYAWGNRSFTDLADIHSFHLFSVLLCFDSSLSESLKMQLIQKWMSEIHSYSKKTLLDNDIRYAIINLRDGDYAMICAWNPLHRSKMLDFRSKLVAYVTDKMTEYQTDYFALTAFQSELCEHIDVLLEQIAQLQSLSSLRAIFPHSGLWSWKDVSFYKQNDPKLFELSQCAEKLSHLYQENDYLPFMKELDHMERQLLAIPEHQQKIKNCLGEFLNTSIKKIIETQDDTKEWMKALRGLGEKLLTASSKKEVSHHELIQQVIQYIEKHYMDDIGIHQIASILHITPNYLSSLFSKRCGVTFSKYVTQIRMHKAKELLIADSGMRVQEIAKQLGYYSSSHFIKIFSELHGCSPIQFREQYHKK, from the coding sequence ATGAAAATTGTGATAGCAGATGATGAAACTTGGGTAAGAACAACCATTAGAAATATGCTGCTTGAACTTGACGTTCCAATTGATATTGTTGGAGAAGCCAGCAATGGTGAAGAACTCATTCAAATGGCCCACCTGCACCAACCGCAGCTTGTTTTTGTTGATATTCGGATGCCAATATTAAACGGTCTTGAAGCCATTCAGGCAAGCAAGGAGTTAACCCCCTTCACGAAATGGGTCATCTTATCTGGCTCTTCCGATTTCCATTATGCGCAAGAAGCGATACGTTTGGGAGCCAAAAATTATTTAGTAAAACCTGTTGATCGAAAATCCCTATCCGCATGCGTAGATGAAATGATAGTGGATTGCAATAAAGATTTACTGAAGCTTAATGAGGAATTCGAATACGTGGTCTCTTCTTATGCCTGGGGCAATCGATCGTTTACCGATCTTGCGGACATCCACTCCTTTCATCTATTCAGTGTACTACTTTGTTTCGATAGTTCTTTATCCGAGTCGTTAAAAATGCAGCTGATTCAGAAATGGATGAGTGAGATTCATTCCTATTCGAAGAAGACGCTGCTTGATAATGATATTCGATATGCAATCATCAATTTGCGAGATGGGGATTATGCGATGATCTGCGCTTGGAATCCGTTACATCGCTCCAAGATGCTCGATTTCCGTTCGAAGCTCGTTGCTTATGTGACCGATAAAATGACTGAATATCAAACGGATTATTTTGCTTTAACCGCTTTTCAAAGTGAGCTATGTGAACACATCGATGTGCTGTTGGAGCAAATCGCTCAACTGCAGAGCTTGTCTTCATTGCGGGCTATATTTCCCCATAGCGGACTATGGTCATGGAAAGATGTAAGTTTTTATAAGCAGAACGACCCCAAATTATTCGAATTGAGCCAATGCGCAGAGAAGTTAAGTCATTTGTACCAAGAAAACGACTACCTTCCGTTCATGAAAGAGCTAGATCATATGGAAAGGCAATTACTGGCCATTCCAGAGCATCAGCAAAAAATCAAAAATTGCTTAGGCGAATTCCTCAATACTTCAATCAAAAAAATAATTGAGACTCAAGACGATACAAAGGAATGGATGAAGGCATTACGGGGCTTGGGCGAAAAGCTGCTAACGGCATCCTCCAAGAAAGAAGTCTCCCATCATGAATTGATTCAGCAAGTCATCCAGTATATTGAAAAGCACTATATGGACGACATAGGCATTCATCAAATTGCCTCTATCCTTCATATTACACCTAATTACTTGAGTTCTCTGTTTAGTAAGCGATGCGGGGTCACGTTCTCTAAGTATGTCACTCAAATTCGTATGCACAAAGCCAAGGAATTATTAATCGCAGACTCAGGTATGAGGGTACAAGAAATTGCGAAGCAATTAGGTTACTACAGCAGCAGTCATTTTATAAAGATTTTTTCAGAATTACATGGTTGTTCTCCAATACAATTCCGGGAGCAGTATCACAAGAAATAG